Proteins from a single region of Urocitellus parryii isolate mUroPar1 chromosome 4, mUroPar1.hap1, whole genome shotgun sequence:
- the Ak1 gene encoding adenylate kinase isoenzyme 1 has product MEEKLKKTKIIFVVGGPGSGKGTQCEKIVQKYGYTHLSTGDLLRAEVSSGSARGKMLSEIMEKGQLVPLETVLDMLRDAMLAKVDSSKGFLIDGYPREVQQGEEFERRIGQPTLLLYVDAGPETMTQRLLKRGETSGRVDDNEETIKKRLETYYKATEPVIALYEKRGIVRKVNAEGSVDSVFSQICSHLDALK; this is encoded by the exons ATGGAAG AGAAGCTGAAGAAAACCAAGATCATCTTCGTGGTGG GGGGGCCTGGCTCAGGGAAGGGCACCCAGTGTGAGAAGATTGTGCAGAAATATGGCTACACCCACCTCTCCACGGGGGATCTCCTGCGGGCTGAAGTCAGCTCGGGCTCCGCCAGGGGCAAGATGCTCTCGGAAATCATGGAGAAGGGGCAGCTGGTGCCACTG GAGACCGTGTTGGACATGCTCCGAGACGCCATGCTGGCCAAAGTCGATTCTTCCAAAGGCTTTCTGATCGACGGCTACCCCAGGGAGGTACAGCAGGGAGAAGAGTTTGAGCGGCGG ATTGGACAGCCCACACTGCTGCTGTATGTGGACGCAGGCCCTGAGACCATGACCCAGAGGCTCCTGAAGCGCGGGGAGACCAGCGGGCGCGTGGACGACAACGAGGAGACCATCAAGAAGCGGCTGGAGACCTACTACAAGGCCACTGAGCCTGTCATCGCCCTCTATGAGAAGCGAGGCATCGTCCGCAAG GTCAATGCTGAGGGCTCCGTGGACAGTGTCTTCTCCCAGATCTGCTCCCACCTGGACGCCCTGAAGTAG